A part of Phoenix dactylifera cultivar Barhee BC4 chromosome 2, palm_55x_up_171113_PBpolish2nd_filt_p, whole genome shotgun sequence genomic DNA contains:
- the LOC103706212 gene encoding translation initiation factor IF-2-like, whose protein sequence is MGKSAAEKEVTEAFWQEARKGDGSGGEEPAYGPWLVTNRIGFRRAQVAKNRRKEVHESRAGSSVPTSPHPGPSVKGGGPSSPSSSSSPVDLEGWQKPTKVARRRTPEKDVSLGVSTGGPSQPATGSESGAELGESPVSRANIDLGQAAGRPSFGSGQGVGGPGPSPSKRARSPPKITGHAGGGPSNPDGGMVPSVAESGWPGVSFCRRSKSSPPPLVTARGRPPRRELVHMAGSFGPQLSGGAEEAGRRAVLAPPAAAGLSEMEAAGSSGTGVDLVVECHDGAARGGGSGGGVEDGAGVGETSKHSVCHMARGQNGVAFEMGMGKKITGESSSLKPVGGDNTEARGELTEGLVAKMDASGDSECHLAQPGDGRDHHRMVAQLKAAAKGVNSASSESGRASEEVVFHDCSPGTGGDGLLGDQ, encoded by the coding sequence ATGGGGAAATCGGCAGCTGAGAAGGAGGTAACAGAGGCTTTTTGGCAGGAGGCCAGAAAGGGAGATGGATCTGGGGGGGAGGAGCCGGCTTACGGTCCGTGGCTGGTAACTAACCGGATCGGATTCCGACGGGCGCAGGTGGCGAAGAACCGGAGGAAGGAGGTGCACGAGTCCAGGGCAGGGAGCTCTGTGCCCACATCTCCACATCCCGGTCCAAGTGTGAAGGGGGGTGGGCCGTCCTCGCCGTCCTCATCGTCCTCTCCGGTGGATCTTGAGGGGTGGCAGAAGCCTACTAAGGTGGCTCGCCGGCGGACGCCGGAGAAGGATGTGTCTTTGGGTGTGTCCACAGGCGGTCCGAGTCAACCCGCGACCGGATCCGAGTCGGGCGCCGAGTTGGGCGAGAGTCCTGTAAGCCGGGCCAACATTGACTTGGGCCAGGCTGCGGGGAGGCCCAGCTTCGGAAGTGGGCAGGGCGTGGGTGGGCCGGGCCCGAGCCCGTCGAAACGAGCGAGGAGCCCACCCAAGATAACGGGCCATGCGGGGGGAGGCCCGTCCAACCCTGATGGAGGGATGGTGCCCTCCGTGGCGGAGTCTGGGTGGCCGGGGGTTAGCTTCTGCCGGAGGTCCAAGAGCTCTCCCCCGCCCCTGGTGACGGCACGAGGTCGGCCTCCCCGGAGGGAACTGGTGCACATGGCCGGCAGCTTCGGTCCACAACTGTCCGGGGGAGCGGAGGAGGCTGGGAGGCGTGCGGTTCTGGCTCCTCCCGCGGCAGCAGGTTTGTCCGAGATGGAGGCGGCGGGGTCGTCCGGCACCGGCGTTGATCTGGTGGTGGAGTGCCATGACGGAGCGGCAAGAGGTGGCGGATCAGGTGGTGGGGTAGAGGATGGAGCCGGTGTGGGGGAAACCTCAAAGCACAGCGTGTGCCATATGGCACGGGGGCAAAATGGTGTGGCCTTTGAGATGGGAATGGGGAAGAAGATCACGGGCGAATCTAGCTCCCTTAAGCCTGTTGGTGGTGACAACACAGAGGCAAGAGGGGAGTTGACAGAAGGTCTTGTGGCAAAAATGGATGCCAGTGGAGACTCAGAGTGCCATTTGGCACAACCCGGTGATGGAAGGGATCACCATCGAATGGTGGCTCAGTTGAAGGCTGCAGCCAAGGGAGTGAATTCTGCGAGCTCGGAGAGTGGAAGAGCTAGTGAAGAGGTGGTGTTTCACGATTGCAGCCCCGGGACAGGGGGTGATGGACTCCTGGGTGACCAATGA
- the LOC103706210 gene encoding ABC transporter B family member 13 — protein sequence MGFSSVWQLTLLTLAIVPLVVIAGGTYTIIMSSLSRKGEAAYAEAGKVAEEVISHIHTVCSYVGEERAIEAYSRSLKTSLKFGKKSGLAKGLGLGCTYGLLFCSWALLLWYAGILVTHGVTNGGKAFTTILNVVFSGFALGQAAPNLSSFAKGQAAAKNILSIIAKVPEYSGTSENGLVLPEIAGQIEFRQVSFNYPSRKDMVFNDLSFSISASKTIAIVGQSGSGKSTIISIIERFYEPTSGKVLLDGHDIKNLQLKWLRNQMGLVSQEPALFSTSIAENIIYGRKEADMEDIEEAAKVANAHSFIQDLPDGYLTKVSAASETISAICLESLYINKQLMLSLSLSLPPSLLQFKVGMGGMQLSGGQKQRIAIARALLRNPKILLLDEATSALDAESECLVQHALEKVMFNRTTVIVAHRLSTISNADTIMVLKNGKIAECGTHMELISKGQNGEYAMLVGTQAPVNNKERHPDYSKDSAVSCGTSPNVPENELKYEKENSVIIRDQESQESCCPPRSASIPSIWTVFKLNKSEWSFAILGSVGATLAGVEGPLFALGITHVLTAFYSHDKIQIKHEIKMVSLIFIGAAIITVPVYLLQHYFYTLMGEKLTTRVRLLMFSAILDNEIGWFELDENSSGSLTSSLAVDATVLRSALAERMSTMVQNISLTVTAFIIAFLLSWRMALVVVATFPLLISASIAEHLFLKGFGGNYTCAYSRANSVAQEAITNNRTVAAFGAEDQVLSNFTHELHQPNRQARLRGHISGVGYGLSQLFAFCSYALGLWYASQLLKHGTSDFSDIMKSFMVLIITALGVAEALALTPDIVKGSQALGSVFSLLERKTAINPDDPKSEKVVEVKGDIEFRNVTFRYPTRPDVTVLKDLNLHVAAGRSLAIVGRSGSGKSSLLALIMRFYDPSSGEILIDGKDIRGLNLRSLRQRIGFVQQEPALFSTTVSENIAYGKEGASEIEIMRASKAANAHGFISRLAQGYDTHVGERGTQLSGGQRQRVAIARAILKDPSILLLDEATSALDTASERQVQEALYRLMEGRTTVIVAHRFSTIQYANMIVVLQDGRVQETGTHEDLISWPGSVYGQLVRLQRTGAFLN from the exons ATGGGATTTTCATCAGTATGGCAGCTTACATTACTCACTCTAGCAATTGTTCCATTAGTGGTCATTGCTGGTGGCACATATACCATAATAATGTCCAGTTTGTCAAGGAAGGGTGAGGCTGCGTATGCTGAAGCAGGGAAAGTTGCAGAAGAG GTGATCTCACACATCCACACTGTGTGCTCATATGTTGGGGAAGAGAGAGCAATTGAAGCTTACTCAAGGTCACTTAAAACTTCCCTGAAGTTTGGTAAGAAAAGTGGGCTTGCGAAAGGACTGGGGTTGGGGTgcacatatggcttattattctGCTCATGGGCATTACTTCTTTGGTATGCTGGAATCCTAGTTACCCATGGAGTAACCAATGGTGGTAAAGCATTCACAACAATACTAAATGTTGTCTTCAGTGGCTT TGCTCTTGGACAAGCAGCTCCAAACCTCAGCTCTTTTGCAAAAGGTCAGGCTGCAGCTAAGAACATTCTCAGCATAATAGCAAAGGTTCCAGAATATTCAGGAACATCAGAGAATGGATTAGTCTTACCAGAAATTGCTGGCCAAATTGAGTTCCGTCAAGTATCCTTTAACTATCCCTCGCGGAAGGACATGGTATTCAATGATCTAAGTTTTTCAATTAGTGCTAGTAAAACCATTGCAATAGTGGGCCAAAGTGGATCAGGAAAGAGCACTATCATTTCTATCATTGAAAGATTCTATGAGCCAACATCAG GTAAAGTGCTGTTGGATGGCCATGATATAAAGAACCTCCAACTGAAGTGGCTAAGGAACCAGATGGGACTTGTCAGTCAGGAACCAGCATTGTTTTCTACttctattgctgaaaatattataTATGGAAGAAAAGAGGCAGACATGGAAGACATTGAAGAGGCTGCAAAAGTTGCAAATGCTCATTCTTTCATACAAGATTTACCTGATGGCTACTTAACTAAGGTTAGTGCTGCATCTGAGACCATCTCCGCAATATGCCTCGAGTCGttatatattaataaacaactgatgctctctctctctctctccctgcctccctccctcctccaaTTTAAGGTGGGAATGGGGGGAATGCAGCTTTCTGGAGGACAGAAGCAGCGAATTGCCATTGCCAGGGCATTACTAAGAAATCCTAAAATTCTGCTGCTGGATGAAGCCACGAGCGCTCTGGATGCAGAATCTGAATGCCTAGTTCAGCATGCATTGGAGAAAGTAATGTTCAACAGGACAACAGTCATAGTTGCACACAGGTTATCTACAATCAGCAATGCTGATACTATTATGGTGTTAAAAAATGGCAAAATTGCTGAATGTGGGACACATATGGAACTAATATCCAAGGGACAGAATGGAGAGTATGCCATGCTGGTCGGTACTCAGGCACCGGTAAATAACAAAGAGAGGCACCCGGATTATAGTAAGGATTCAGC GGTTTCTTGTGGAACATCACCTAATGTTCCTGAAAATGAACTAAAGTATGAGAAAGAGAATTCCGTGATCATAAGAGATCAGGAGAGCCAAGAATCTTGTTGTCCACCTAGGTCAGCATCAATACCATCAATTTGGACAGTGTTTAAACTAAATAAATCAGAGTGGTCATTTGCAATACTGGGATCAGTTGGTGCAACATTAGCAGGTGTAGAAGGTCCTCTGTTTGCTCTAGGGATCACACATGTCCTGACTGCATTTTATTCGCATGATAAGATACAGATCAAGCATGAGATTAAGATGGTTTCTCTCATTTTCATCGGAGCAGCAATTATAACTGTACCCGTATATCTCTTGCAACATTACTTCTACACATTAATGGGAGAGAAGCTTACCACTCGTGTTCGCCTCCTTATGTTCTCAG CCATCCTTGACAATGAGATTGGGTGGTTTGAATTGGATGAAAACAGCAGTGGATCATTGACATCAAGCTTAGCGGTCGATGCAACAGTGCTGCGAAGTGCACTTGCCGAACGGATGTCAACCATGGTTCAGAACATCTCACTTACTGTAACAGCATTTATTATAGCATTTCTGCTCAGTTGGCGCATGGCACTGGTTGTTGTTGCAACCTTTCCTCTTCTCATCAGTGCTTCAATAGCCGAG CATCTATTTCTTAAGGGATTTGGAGGAAATTATACTTGTGCCTACTCTCGAGCAAATTCTGTGGCCCAAGAAGCCATCACAAACAACCGAACAGTGGCAGCTTTCGGTGCAGAAGATCAGGTCTTATCCAACTTCACTCATGAATTACACCAGCCAAACAGGCAAGCTCGCCTACGTGGGCATATATCAGGAGTAGGCTATGGTTTGTCCCAGCTCTTTGCATTTTGCTCATATGCACTTGGCCTTTGGTACGCATCGCAGCTTCTTAAGCATGGAACTTCAGATTTCAGTGATATTATGAAGTCCTTCATGGTGCTGATAATCACCGCACTTGGAGTAGCAGAAGCACTAGCTCTAACCCCTGACATTGTAAAGGGATCACAAGCTCTTGGCTCGGTCTTTTCTCTACTTGAAAGGAAAACTGCCATAAACCCCGACGACCCAAAATCAGAAAAGGTGGTAGAAGTCAAGGGGGACATAGAATTCAGGAATGTTACCTTTAGGTACCCCACCAGGCCCGATGTCACTGTTTTGAAGGACTTGAACTTACATGTGGCAGCAGGAAGAAGCCTCGCAATAGTGGGAAGAAGTGGCTCAGGAAAGAGCTCTCTGCTTGCACTGATAATGAGATTTTACGACCCCAGCAGCGGGGAAATTCTGATAGATGGCAAGGATATTAGAGGTTTAAATTTGAGATCCTTGAGACAAAGAATTGGCTTTGTTCAGCAGGAGCCAGCACTCTTCTCCACCACGGTTTCTGAAAACATCGCATATGGGAAGGAAGGCGCTTCAGAAATTGAGATAATGAGGGCTTCTAAAGCTGCAAATGCTCATGGTTTTATCAGTCGACTTGCTCAAGGATACGACACTCATGTTGGCGAGCGGGGTACACAACTATCAGGAGGTCAAAGACAGAGAGTGGCGATTGCCCGAGCGATTTTAAAAGATCCATCAATTCTTCTTCTAGATGAGGCTACTAGCGCATTGGATACAGCCTCTGAGAGACAAGTTCAGGAGGCTCTGTATAGGCTAATGGAAGGTCGAACAACTGTCATAGTTGCCCACAGGTTTTCAACTATTCAATATGCGAACATGATTGTGGTGCTTCAAGATGGCAGAGTGCAGGAAACTGGCACGCATGAGGATTTAATCAGCTGGCCTGGAAGTGTGTATGGTCAGCTAGTTCGACTACAACGGACTGGTGCATTTCTCAACTAA
- the LOC120104556 gene encoding uncharacterized protein LOC120104556 has protein sequence MVQQHRPDICVLFETRLSGRSLQKARRAVPRSWGFYAVESQGLSDGIIVTWAQGSCRERRILWEEVSQLIIQGYPMMVAGDFNCITDPQEKMGGKPFSYERKVKEFQDFLTTNGLIDLGFMGSRFTWCNNQQGQARVWERLDRACATAGWVQCFPDHRVSHLPRIASDHSPLLVSTDTYIPVRSPFRFEKIWLCYPRSWEMVREAWSAPVRGDAMYRVFRRLELTRRRLRRWNHEEVGDIFRKIEESEEAIARQQETFWRQKLRVQWIVEGDRNTSFFHQATVIRRHQNRIRVVRDEEGQLSEEPEVIQRVLESFFRARWIEQPTGGSLADTLSPLVGVSEGETAALIRPVSEEEVREAVRSLAGDKAPGPDGFPPLFFQRYWMIVGRDVTAAIQQFFRTAEMAADWQRTFITLIPKRQDATEPSHFRPISLCTTLYKATAKILAVRLRDVLPRLISPEQGAFLEGRSISDNVLIAQEFMFDLGRAPVRRSLMGIKLDMERAYDRVRWDFLQQSLQRSSRQTARVICQIMRDYCATSGQRVNLTKSAITFSPKTRVAERRSIVEILGVGEQEGMMTYLGIPLSGQRLRRRDCTFLEFSIRRRLEGWQMHTLSMMGRITLVRSVLTSVPIYLLSNTLIPVTVLRSLEQLFRNFIWGRCSGRGGVHLMAWDVVCQPISHGGLGVQSLVAMREVLAARHAVRFVLEPKIMWSSLMRAKYGALATGVRAGRRHSPIWREICTRAGVVLPEIRWTIGDGRSIDVLEDSWMTELPICRMPTMVDSSRLAGCRVSELLTSEGGRWREEMIREVFGEQLAESVLSLPIPGGGGADRLVWVPTGRTQVRASDLRALIGREPARQIEGGWIWRLQIHPRVALFIWKVAWGCLPTRSLLARRGMVVSQYCEECADIEETTEHVLLQCPRAREIWRRSPVLLPDSIVYVHDMIQMLRASTQSPRSTEAGILIAYLSYHIWLDRNAGLFEGSRVSPRRVVDRAALYAREVLAATVRFSSRIVRDTWGTLHAASAPRFALVSWVPPPLDYLKVNFDGSRSVDGAAGGVGFVIRDHLGRLIAAGGRRTPGLTVVGAELQAAWEGISYAWQVLGVERVCFEGDSSVVIDWLRGADRFGDGHPLIREIRRVARLLGDVQLGHVFRETNRAADWVASYVARHSGDFTWTSASDVHPYLHLLLSRDLAGCTQVRAI, from the exons ATGGTGCAGCAGCATAGGCCGGATATATGTGTGTTGTTTGAGACCCGGCTATCTGGAAGGAGTCTACAGAAGGCCAGGAGAGCGGTTCCTAGGTCATGGGGATTTTATGCAGTGGAATCCCAGGGGTTGTCGGATGGCATCATTGTCACTTGGGCGCAAGGTTCTTGCAG GGAGAGGAGGATATTGTGGGAGGAGGTGTCTCAGTTGATTATTCAGGGGTACCCTATGATGGTGGCTGGTGACTTCAACTGTATTACGGATCCTCAGGAGAAGATGGGGGGGAAGCCTTTTTCATATGAGAGGAAGGTGAAGGAATTCCAAGACTTTTTGACAACGAATGGGCTGATAGATCTGGGGTTCATGGGTTCTAGGTTTACATGGTGCAACAATCAGCAGGGCCAGGCTAGAGTATGGGAGCGACTTGACAGAGCTTGCGCGACCGCCGGGTGGGTTCAGTGCTTTCCGGATCACCGAGTGAGTCACTTGCCCAGGATCGCGTCGGATCATAGTCCGTTACTGGTGAGTACAGACACTTATATTCCAGTTCGGTCCCCCTTTAGATTTGAGAAAATATGGCTTTGTTATCCGAGATCATGGGAGATGGTGAGGGAGGCATGGAGTGCACCAGTTAGAGGAGACGCTATGTATCGGGTGTTTCGTAGACTGGAGTTGACGAGGAGACGGCTGAGGAGGTGGAACCATGAGGAGGTGGGAGATATTTTCAGGAAGATTGAGGAGTCTGAGGAGGCTATTGCTAG ACAGCAGGAGACATTTTGGAGACAGAAATTGAGGGTACAATGGATCGTGGAGGGGGACAGAAATACTAGTTTTTTCCACCAGGCGACAGTTATCAGGAGGCACCAGAACAGAATTAGAGTTGTCAGGGATGAGGAGGGGCAGTTGTCGGAGGAGCCGGAGGTGATTCAGAGGGTCTTGGAGAGCTTCTTCAGGGCCAGGTGGATAGAGCAGCCTACAGGTGGGAGCCTAGCGGACACACTTTCGCCTTTAGTTGGGGTGTCAGAGGGGGAGACAGCAGCACTGATCAGACCGGTTTCGGAGGAGGAGGTCAGAGAGGCAGTGAGGTCCCTCGCGGGGGACAAGGCTCCAGGGCCGGATGGATTCCCACCCTTATTTTTTCAGAGATATTGGATGATAGTAGGACGAGATGTGACGGCGGCTATACAGCAGTTTTTTCGCACAGCAGAGATGGCAGCAGATTGGCAGAGGACTTTTATCACCTTGATACCGAAGCGGCAGGATGCCACGGAGCCGAGTCACTTTCGTCCGATCAGCCTTTGTACGACCTTGTACAAGGCTACGGCGAAGATACTCGCCGTCAGATTGAGGGATGTTCTTCCCAGGCTTATTAGCCCGGAGCAAGGGGCTTTTTTGGAGGGGCGGAGTATATCTGACAATGTGCTTATTGCTCAGGAGTTTATGTTCGATCTCGGTAGGGCTCCGGtgaggaggagcttgatggggatcaaacttgatatggagagggcctatGATAGGGTGAGGTGGGATTTCTTACAGCAGTCCTTGCAGAG GTCGTCACGGCAGACGGCCCGGGTTATTTGTCAGATTATGCGGGATTACTGTGCAACATCGGGACAACGGGTCAATCTGACCAAGTCAGCTATTACTTTCAGCCCGAAGACCAGAGTGGCGGAGAGACGGTCTATAGTGGAGATCCTGGGGGTGGGAGAGCAGGAGGGCATGATGACATATTTGGGGATCCCGCTCTCCGGTCAGCGGCTGCGGCGTAGGGACTGTACATTTCTGGAGTTCAGTATCAGACGCAGACTAGAGGGATGGCAGATGCATACACTTTCTATGATGGGTAGGATCACTCTGGTTCGATCAGTTCTTACCTCGGTTCCCATCTACCTACTTTCCAATACTCTCATTCCAGTTACAGTCCTGAGGTCCCTTGAGCAGCTATTCAGGAACTTCATTTGGGGGAGGTGCAGTGGCAGAGGGGGAGTCCACTTGATGGCGTGGGATGTTGTGTGCCAGCCGATTAGCCATGGAGGTCTGGGGGTGCAGTCCCTGGTGGCGATGCGGGAGGTCCTAGCGGCTAGACATGCGGTTAGATTTGTGCTTGAGCCCAAGATTATGTGGTCCtcactgatgagggccaagtatggtgcCTTGGCTACTGGGGTGCGAGCTGGTCGTCGCCATTCACCGATCTGGAGGGAGATTTGCACTAGAGCAGGGGTGGTGCTTCCAGAGATTAGATGGACCATAGGGGACGGCCGGTCTATTGATGTGCTGGAGGATAGCTGGATGACCGAGTTGCCGATTTGTCGCATGCCGACCATGGTGGATTCGTCGAGATTAGCTGGTTGCAGAGTTAGCGAGCTGTTGACCTCAGAGGGGGGTCgatggagggaggagatgaTCCGGGAGGTCTTTGGGGAGCAGTTGGCGGAGTCGGTTCTGTCTCTTCCGATTCCCGGTGGTGGGGGGGCCGATAGGCTAGTATGGGTCCCGACGGGACGGACGCAGGTGCGTGCCAGTGATCTCCGTGCATTGATCGGTAGGGAGCCCGCTCGTCAGATTGAGGGTGGTTGGATATGGAGGTTGCAGATTCACCCGCGAGTGGCGttattcatctggaaggtggcctggggctgCCTTCCTACGAGGAGCTTGTTAGCCCGGCGTGGCATGGTGGTCTCTCAGTATTGTGAGGAGTGTGCAGATATTGAGGAGACGACTGAGCATGTTCTTCTGCAGTGCCCCAGAGCCAGAGAGATATGGAGGAGGTCACCGGTCCTACTACCCGACTCGATAGTCTATGTGCATGATATGATTCAAATGCTGAGAGCTTCCACGCAGAGTCCCCGATCTACAGAGGCAGGGATTTTGATAGCATACTTGTCCTACCATATTTGGTTGGACCGGAATGCCGGCCTATTTGAGGGGAGCAGGGTGTCCCCGAGGAGGGTGGTGGATAGAGCAGCGCTATATGCGAGGGAGGTCCTAGCGGCTACCGTTCGATTCTCTTCTAGGATAGTcagggacacctggggtactcTCCACGCTGCTTCAGCGCCCCGGTttgcccttgtttcttgggtacccccaccccttgacTATCTCAAAGTAAATTTCGACGGCAGTCGGTCAGTGGATGGTGCAGCTGGAGGGGTTGGATTTGTGATTAGGGACCACCTTGGCAGATTGATAGCAGCAGGAGGGCGGCGCACGCCAGGACTCACAGTGGTTGGGGCAGAGCTGCAGGCTGCCTGGGAGGGTATATCCTATGCGTGGCAGGTACTTGGTGTGGAGCGGGTCTGCTTTGAGGGAGATTCATCTGTGGTTATCGACTGGCTCCGAGGGGCGGACCGGTTTGGGGATGGTCACCCCCTCATTCGGGAGATCCGTAGGGTGGCGCGGTTGTTGGGCGATGTTCAGTTAGGACATGTGTTCAGGGAGACGAACagggctgcagactgggtcgcctcttatgTTGCTCGGCATTCTGGGGATTTTACTTGGACGTCTGCTTCTGACGTTCACCCTTATTTGCATCTTTTACTTTCCCGCGATTTAGCAGGttgtactcaagttagagctatatga